A stretch of Vigna angularis cultivar LongXiaoDou No.4 chromosome 4, ASM1680809v1, whole genome shotgun sequence DNA encodes these proteins:
- the LOC108330955 gene encoding transcription factor bHLH63, translated as MLHCENTSGNLAGDMTVWERQRARMKWQEEHGYFSAFDAVFSSSSQDSFVLPADSGCALGEVVAQARARPGSMNKPSVHGFDESSSISRTFSCPPALVEPRPTGSSIEKESSKKRKPEKLHNAKFVTENDTKDKRIKLGADDEQSKITGSPNSNANTDSNKRETCADTSNSKQNSKASEIQNQKPDYIHVRARRGQATDSHSLAERVRREKISERMKYLQDLVPGCNKITGKAGMLDEIINYVQSLQRQVEFLSMKLAAVNPRLDLSIDDLFEKEVFPCAANFPNIGMSSDLTNSGYVQFNSPQEMVSYGGLDTVINPPYMGLKRTISAHLSSVPETYLHSSSFTQLLPSSAWEGDFQNVFNLDFDQVRATSFPSHLSSGLVEAGNHLKMEM; from the exons ATGTTGCACTGTGAGAACACGTCGGGGAATCTGGCTGGGGACATGACAGTGTGGGAAAGACAGAGGGCGAGGATGAAGTGGCAAGAAGAGCATGGGTACTTTTCTGCGTTCGACGctgttttctcttcttcttctcaagaTTCCTTCGTGCTGCCTGCTGATTCCGGTTGTGCGCTTGGTGAAGTGGTGGCTCAGGCTCGGGCCCGGCCTGGCTCCATGAATAAGCCATCTGTTCATGGGTTTGATGAAAGTTCTTCGATTTCAAGGACTTTTAGTTGTCCACCTGCTTTGGTGGAGCCCAGGCCCACTGGCTCCTCGATTGAGAAAGAGAGTTCCAAGAAAAGGAAACCCGAGAAGCTTCACAATGCTAAG TTTGTTACAGAAAATGATACGAAAGACAAGAGGATCAAACTGGGTGCCGACGATGAACAATCCAAAATCACAGGGAGCCCCAACAGTAACGCGAACACTGATAGCAACAAAAGAGAAACTTGCGCAGATACTTCAAATTCGAAGCAGAATTCCAAAGCCTCCGAGATTCAAAACCAAAAGCCCGATTACATTCACGTCCGCGCACGTCGCGGCCAAGCCACCGATAGCCATAGCTTGGCTGAAAGA GTTAGAAGGGAAAAGATTAGCGAGAGAATGAAGTACTTGCAAGATTTAGTACCTGGTTGCAACAAAATCACGGGAAAAGCTGGAATGCTTGATGAAATCATCAACTATGTTCAATCTCTTCAACGACAGGTTGAG TTTCTGTCAATGAAATTAGCTGCTGTGAACCCAAGGCTTGACCTCAGTATTGATGATCTGTTTGAAAAAGAG GTGTTTCCTTGTGCTGCGAATTTTCCAAACATTGGAATGTCATCGGATTTGACGAACTCAGGCTATGTTCAATTCAATTCACCACAAGAAATGGTTTCGTATGGAGGATTAGACACGGTGATTAACCCTCCCTACATGGGCCTAAAAAGAACTATAAGTGCCCATTTATCATCAGTGCCTGAAACATATCTTCACTCATCCTCTTTCACA CAATTGCTTCCCTCCTCAGCATGGGAAGGTGATTTCCAAAAcgttttcaatttggattttgatcAAGTGCGAGCCACATCTTTCCCTTCACATTTGTCTTCAG GACTGGTTGAAGCTGGCAATCATCTAAAGATGGAGATGTAG
- the LOC108330543 gene encoding protein RADIALIS-like 6: MASTTFSKQKPPDSFWTPKQNKVFEKALAEYDKDTPERWHNVAKAVGGKTVEDVKRHYQILLDDLRHIESGHVPLPNYKSTPFSSFTNSRF, translated from the exons ATGGCCTCAACCACTTTCTCCAAACAAAAGCCTCCTGATTCCTTTTGGACCCCAAAACAGAACAAGGTCTTCGAAAAGGCACTTGCAGAGTATGACAAGGATACCCCTGAGCGCTGGCACAATGTAGCCAAAGCAGTCGGTGGTAAAACCGTTGAAGATGTTAAGAGACACTATCAGATACTCTTGGACGATCTCAGGCACATAGAGTCTGGCCATGTTCCACTTCCCAATTACAAATCCACACCATTTTCCTCTTTCACTAACTCAC GCTTTTGA